In Oncorhynchus nerka isolate Pitt River linkage group LG26, Oner_Uvic_2.0, whole genome shotgun sequence, one DNA window encodes the following:
- the LOC115104368 gene encoding mucin-3B-like isoform X1, with translation MIWMILNIELHWHRFLCVACIGYLHCDYRFDYWGKGTMVTVSSAPSTAPTLFPLAQCGSGTGDMMTLGCIATGFTPASLTFKWNEEGGNSLTDFVQYPAVQTGGSYMGVSQLRVKRADWDSKKFECAVEHSAGSKKVPVKKQLQRVIPPNITLYPLWEELEVGSKVGILCILSGFYPDKLSVEWLLDDKTVTTSPVQRKLQSVEGEEKTFSLNSQLELDRNQWTQGSEVTCKATHNAAQGPPTGTPVSRTTSICSAFPSSTPSLHLETPRFRTVMTQTEVTATCVVHSPYDAKVSWLLDGKDPTSRTPVNQASSTTQSISSSLTLPSSQWKTLNTITCRAEHRCFNSTEKTSNVKGPAVSSTTTVLIRRSLPELLKGDSAVLECAITQLSSSDLYITFQANGVDFPEKQYVDLPASNGPHSLTRRFSIPKSHWKTDNTFTCKVNQGYSNSWVSSSKVKLFGELSMELLLVPSEESSGSGTQKLMCSGWGFNPKIKWLSGSEQRSAADNEIRMGEDGHVALTSHITVTQQEWNEGKNFICEVDDKDLQKSVRKSTSLCTAFPSSTPSIHLETPRFRTVMTQTEVTAKCVVHSAYDAKVSWLLDGKDPTSRTPVNQASSTTQNISSSLTLPSSQWKTLNTITCRAEHHCFNSTEKTSNVKGPAVSSTTTVLISRSLPELLKGDSAVLECAITQLSSSDLYVTFQANGVDFPEKQYVDLPASNGPHSLTRRFSIPKSHWKTDNNFTCKVNQGFSKSWVSSPKVKLFGELSVDLLLVPSVELSGSGTQKLMCSGWGFNPKIKWLSGSEQRSAADNEIRMGEDGHVALTSHITVTQQEWNEGKNFICEVDDKDLQKTVRKSTSLCTAFPSSTPSIHLETPRFRTVMTQTEVTATCVVHSAYDANVSWLLDGKDPTSRTPVNQASSTTQSISSSLTLPSSQWKTLNTITCRAEHRCFNSTEKTSNVKVSSTPVSPSMTLTAPTATLLQSPSELVCLVLGFSPSDINITWLLDNVTELWNNNTSTPYRAPGGMFGIRSHLSLAHQDLTPGAVYTCRVTHTTQTLALNISKPELLEVEGVFFDENRSDPILADTAEENWNMACIFLVLFLISLLYSFTVTLVKTK, from the exons ATGATATGGATGATATTAAATATCGAACTACATTGGCACAGGTTTTTGTGCGTAGCCTGTATTGGTTATTTGCACTGTGACTACCGTTTTGACTACTGGGGGAAAGGGACAATGGTTACAGTTTCATCAG CCCCATCAACTGCTCCGACTTTGTTCCCTCTTGCGCAATGTGGCTCCGGGACCGGAGATATGATGACTCTGGGTTGCATTGCCACTGGCTTCACGCCTGCCTCCCTCACCTTCAAATGGAATGAAGAAGGCGGGAATTCCCTGACTGATTTCGTTCAGTACCCTGCGGTCCAAACCGGTGGAAGCTACATGGGAGTCAGTCAACTCCGTGTAAAGAGAGCAGACTGGGACAGTAAAAAATTTGAATGCGCCGTGGAACATTCTGCTGGATCAAAGAAAGTACCAGTGAAAAAACAAC TGCAGCGGGTCATTCCTCCAAATATCACACTGTATCCTCTCTGGGAGGAACTGGAGGTAGGATCGAAGGTGGGAATCCTCTGCATCCTGAGTGGGTTCTACCCTGACAAGCTGAGTGTGGAGTGGCTGCTAGATGACAAGACTGTGACCACATCTCCAGTCCAGCGGAAGCTGCAGAGTGTAGAAGGTGAGGAGAAAACATTCAGCCTGAACAGCCAGTTGGAGCTGGACCGGAACCAATGGACTCAAGGGTCAGAGGTCACATGCAAGGCCACCCACAATGCAGCACAAGGACCACCTACAGGAACGCCAGTCTCCAGGACCACCAGTATTTGCTCAG CGTTTCCCTCGTctactccatccctccacctggAGACCCCCAGATTCAGGACAGTGATGACACAGACTGAGGTAACAGCTACATGTGTGGTCCACTCTCCATATGACGCCAAAGTGTCCTGGCTTCTGGATGGAAAAGACCCAACCAGCAGGACCCCAGTGAACCAGGCCAGCAGCACAACTCAGAGCATCAGCAGTAGCCTGACTCTTCCCTCAAGCCAATGGAAAACCCTGAACACAATAACATGCAGAGCTGAACATCGCTGCTTCAACTCCACAGAGAAGACCAGTAATGTTAAAG GACCTGCAGTGAGCAGCACTACCACAGTTCTGATCAGGAGGTCTCTCCCAGAGTTACTGAAGGGAGACAGTGCTGTGCTGGAGTGTGCCATCACACAACTCTCCTCCAGTGACCTCTACATCACCTTTCAGGCCAATGGGGTTGATTTCCCTGAGAAACAGTATGTGGATCTGCCTGCCTCCAATGGCCCCCATTCACTCACCAGACGGTTCTCTATCCCCAAATCACACTGGAAGACAGACAACACTTTCACCTGTAAAGTGAACCAAGGCTACTCCAACAGCTGGGTGTCTAGCTCCAAAGTCAAGCTTTTTG GTGAACTGTCCATGGAACTCCTTCTAGTCCCCAGTGAGGAGTCGTCTGGCTCAGGGACCCAGAAACTCATGTGTTCTGGGTGGGGCTTCAACCCTAAAATCAAGTGGCTCTCTGGGTCTGAACAGAGGTCTGCAGCAGACAATGAGATAAGGATGGGGGAAGACGGACATGTGGCACTAACCAGTCATATCACAGTAACACAGCAGGAGTGGAATGAGGGGAAGAACTTCATCTGTGAGGTAGATGACAAAGATCTTCAGAAATCTGTCAGGAAGAGCACCAGTTTATGCACAG CGTTTCCCTCGTctactccatccatccacctgGAGACCCCCAGATTCAGGACAGTGATGACACAGACTGAGGTAACAGCTAAATGTGTGGTCCACTCTGCGTATGACGCCAAAGTGTCCTGGCTTCTGGATGGAAAAGACCCAACCAGTAGGACCCCAGTGAACCAGGCCAGCAGCACAACTCAGAACATCAGCAGTAGCCTGACTCTTCCCTCAAGCCAATGGAAAACCCTGAACACAATAACATGCAGAGCTGAACATCACTGCTTCAACTCCACAGAGAAGACCAGTAATGTTAAAG GACCTGCAGTGAGCAGCACTACCACAGTGCTGATCAGTAGGTCTCTCCCAGAGTTACTGAAGGGAGACAGTGCTGTGCTGGAGTGTGCCATCACACAACTCTCCTCCAGTGACCTCTACGTCACCTTTCAGGCCAATGGGGTTGATTTCCCTGAGAAACAGTATGTGGATCTGCCTGCCTCCAATGGCCCCCATTCACTCACCAGACGGTTCTCTATCCCCAAATCACACTGGAAGACAGACAACAATTTCACCTGTAAAGTTAACCAAGGTTTCTCCAAAAGCTGGGTGTCTAGCCCCAAAGTCAAGCTTTTTG GTGAACTGTCTGTGGATCTCCTTCTAGTCCCCAGTGTAGAGTTGTCTGGCTCAGGGACCCAGAAACTCATGTGTTCTGGGTGGGGCTTCAACCCTAAGATCAAGTGGCTCTCTGGGTCTGAACAGAGGTCTGCAGCAGACAATGAGATAAGGATGGGGGAAGACGGACATGTGGCACTAACCAGTCATATCACAGTAACACAGCAGGAGTGGAATGAGGGGAAGAACTTCATCTGTGAGGTAGATGACAAAGATCTTCAGAAAACTGTCAGGAAGAGCACCAGTTTATGCACAG CGTTTCCCTCGTctactccatccatccacctgGAGACCCCCAGATTCAGGACAGTGATGACACAGACTGAGGTAACAGCTACATGTGTGGTCCACTCTGCGTATGACGCCAACGTGTCCTGGCTTCTGGATGGAAAAGACCCAACCAGTAGGACCCCAGTGAACCAGGCCAGCAGCACAACTCAGAGCATCAGCAGTAGCCTGACTCTTCCCTCAAGCCAATGGAAAACCCTGAACACAATAACATGCAGAGCTGAACATCGCTGCTTCAACTCCACAGAGAAGACTAGTAATGTTAAAG tctcatccactccagtctctccttccatgactctc ACCGCACCAACAGCAACCCTGCTCCAGAGTCCCAGTGAGCTTGTCTGCCTGGTGCTTGGCTTCAGCCCTTCAGACATCAACATCACCTGGCTGCTGGACAACGTCACAGAGCTGTGGAACAACAACACTAGCACCCCTTACAGGGCACCAGGAGGAATGTTCGGCATCAGGAGCCACctgagcctggcacaccaggatTTGACACCGGGGGCTGTTTACACCTGCAGGGTGACCCACACCACCCAGACTCTGGCCCTGAACATATCCAAAccag AGCTCCTTGAGGTGGAGGGTGTCTTCTTTGACGAGAACAGGTCTGATCCAATTCTGGCGGACACTGCAGAGGAGAACTGGAACATGGCCTGCATCTTCctggtcctcttcctcatctccctcctctataGCTTCACAGTCACTCTGGTCAAG aCAAAATGA
- the LOC115104368 gene encoding mucin-3B-like isoform X3 gives MVTVSSAPSTAPTLFPLAQCGSGTGDMMTLGCIATGFTPASLTFKWNEEGGNSLTDFVQYPAVQTGGSYMGVSQLRVKRADWDSKKFECAVEHSAGSKKVPVKKQLQRVIPPNITLYPLWEELEVGSKVGILCILSGFYPDKLSVEWLLDDKTVTTSPVQRKLQSVEGEEKTFSLNSQLELDRNQWTQGSEVTCKATHNAAQGPPTGTPVSRTTSICSAFPSSTPSLHLETPRFRTVMTQTEVTATCVVHSPYDAKVSWLLDGKDPTSRTPVNQASSTTQSISSSLTLPSSQWKTLNTITCRAEHRCFNSTEKTSNVKGPAVSSTTTVLIRRSLPELLKGDSAVLECAITQLSSSDLYITFQANGVDFPEKQYVDLPASNGPHSLTRRFSIPKSHWKTDNTFTCKVNQGYSNSWVSSSKVKLFGELSMELLLVPSEESSGSGTQKLMCSGWGFNPKIKWLSGSEQRSAADNEIRMGEDGHVALTSHITVTQQEWNEGKNFICEVDDKDLQKSVRKSTSLCTAFPSSTPSIHLETPRFRTVMTQTEVTAKCVVHSAYDAKVSWLLDGKDPTSRTPVNQASSTTQNISSSLTLPSSQWKTLNTITCRAEHHCFNSTEKTSNVKGPAVSSTTTVLISRSLPELLKGDSAVLECAITQLSSSDLYVTFQANGVDFPEKQYVDLPASNGPHSLTRRFSIPKSHWKTDNNFTCKVNQGFSKSWVSSPKVKLFGELSVDLLLVPSVELSGSGTQKLMCSGWGFNPKIKWLSGSEQRSAADNEIRMGEDGHVALTSHITVTQQEWNEGKNFICEVDDKDLQKTVRKSTSLCTAFPSSTPSIHLETPRFRTVMTQTEVTATCVVHSAYDANVSWLLDGKDPTSRTPVNQASSTTQSISSSLTLPSSQWKTLNTITCRAEHRCFNSTEKTSNVKVSSTPVSPSMTLTAPTATLLQSPSELVCLVLGFSPSDINITWLLDNVTELWNNNTSTPYRAPGGMFGIRSHLSLAHQDLTPGAVYTCRVTHTTQTLALNISKPELLEVEGVFFDENRSDPILADTAEENWNMACIFLVLFLISLLYSFTVTLVKTK, from the exons ATGGTTACCGTTTCATCAG CCCCATCAACTGCTCCGACTTTGTTCCCTCTTGCGCAATGTGGCTCCGGGACCGGAGATATGATGACTCTGGGTTGCATTGCCACTGGCTTCACGCCTGCCTCCCTCACCTTCAAATGGAATGAAGAAGGCGGGAATTCCCTGACTGATTTCGTTCAGTACCCTGCGGTCCAAACCGGTGGAAGCTACATGGGAGTCAGTCAACTCCGTGTAAAGAGAGCAGACTGGGACAGTAAAAAATTTGAATGCGCCGTGGAACATTCTGCTGGATCAAAGAAAGTACCAGTGAAAAAACAAC TGCAGCGGGTCATTCCTCCAAATATCACACTGTATCCTCTCTGGGAGGAACTGGAGGTAGGATCGAAGGTGGGAATCCTCTGCATCCTGAGTGGGTTCTACCCTGACAAGCTGAGTGTGGAGTGGCTGCTAGATGACAAGACTGTGACCACATCTCCAGTCCAGCGGAAGCTGCAGAGTGTAGAAGGTGAGGAGAAAACATTCAGCCTGAACAGCCAGTTGGAGCTGGACCGGAACCAATGGACTCAAGGGTCAGAGGTCACATGCAAGGCCACCCACAATGCAGCACAAGGACCACCTACAGGAACGCCAGTCTCCAGGACCACCAGTATTTGCTCAG CGTTTCCCTCGTctactccatccctccacctggAGACCCCCAGATTCAGGACAGTGATGACACAGACTGAGGTAACAGCTACATGTGTGGTCCACTCTCCATATGACGCCAAAGTGTCCTGGCTTCTGGATGGAAAAGACCCAACCAGCAGGACCCCAGTGAACCAGGCCAGCAGCACAACTCAGAGCATCAGCAGTAGCCTGACTCTTCCCTCAAGCCAATGGAAAACCCTGAACACAATAACATGCAGAGCTGAACATCGCTGCTTCAACTCCACAGAGAAGACCAGTAATGTTAAAG GACCTGCAGTGAGCAGCACTACCACAGTTCTGATCAGGAGGTCTCTCCCAGAGTTACTGAAGGGAGACAGTGCTGTGCTGGAGTGTGCCATCACACAACTCTCCTCCAGTGACCTCTACATCACCTTTCAGGCCAATGGGGTTGATTTCCCTGAGAAACAGTATGTGGATCTGCCTGCCTCCAATGGCCCCCATTCACTCACCAGACGGTTCTCTATCCCCAAATCACACTGGAAGACAGACAACACTTTCACCTGTAAAGTGAACCAAGGCTACTCCAACAGCTGGGTGTCTAGCTCCAAAGTCAAGCTTTTTG GTGAACTGTCCATGGAACTCCTTCTAGTCCCCAGTGAGGAGTCGTCTGGCTCAGGGACCCAGAAACTCATGTGTTCTGGGTGGGGCTTCAACCCTAAAATCAAGTGGCTCTCTGGGTCTGAACAGAGGTCTGCAGCAGACAATGAGATAAGGATGGGGGAAGACGGACATGTGGCACTAACCAGTCATATCACAGTAACACAGCAGGAGTGGAATGAGGGGAAGAACTTCATCTGTGAGGTAGATGACAAAGATCTTCAGAAATCTGTCAGGAAGAGCACCAGTTTATGCACAG CGTTTCCCTCGTctactccatccatccacctgGAGACCCCCAGATTCAGGACAGTGATGACACAGACTGAGGTAACAGCTAAATGTGTGGTCCACTCTGCGTATGACGCCAAAGTGTCCTGGCTTCTGGATGGAAAAGACCCAACCAGTAGGACCCCAGTGAACCAGGCCAGCAGCACAACTCAGAACATCAGCAGTAGCCTGACTCTTCCCTCAAGCCAATGGAAAACCCTGAACACAATAACATGCAGAGCTGAACATCACTGCTTCAACTCCACAGAGAAGACCAGTAATGTTAAAG GACCTGCAGTGAGCAGCACTACCACAGTGCTGATCAGTAGGTCTCTCCCAGAGTTACTGAAGGGAGACAGTGCTGTGCTGGAGTGTGCCATCACACAACTCTCCTCCAGTGACCTCTACGTCACCTTTCAGGCCAATGGGGTTGATTTCCCTGAGAAACAGTATGTGGATCTGCCTGCCTCCAATGGCCCCCATTCACTCACCAGACGGTTCTCTATCCCCAAATCACACTGGAAGACAGACAACAATTTCACCTGTAAAGTTAACCAAGGTTTCTCCAAAAGCTGGGTGTCTAGCCCCAAAGTCAAGCTTTTTG GTGAACTGTCTGTGGATCTCCTTCTAGTCCCCAGTGTAGAGTTGTCTGGCTCAGGGACCCAGAAACTCATGTGTTCTGGGTGGGGCTTCAACCCTAAGATCAAGTGGCTCTCTGGGTCTGAACAGAGGTCTGCAGCAGACAATGAGATAAGGATGGGGGAAGACGGACATGTGGCACTAACCAGTCATATCACAGTAACACAGCAGGAGTGGAATGAGGGGAAGAACTTCATCTGTGAGGTAGATGACAAAGATCTTCAGAAAACTGTCAGGAAGAGCACCAGTTTATGCACAG CGTTTCCCTCGTctactccatccatccacctgGAGACCCCCAGATTCAGGACAGTGATGACACAGACTGAGGTAACAGCTACATGTGTGGTCCACTCTGCGTATGACGCCAACGTGTCCTGGCTTCTGGATGGAAAAGACCCAACCAGTAGGACCCCAGTGAACCAGGCCAGCAGCACAACTCAGAGCATCAGCAGTAGCCTGACTCTTCCCTCAAGCCAATGGAAAACCCTGAACACAATAACATGCAGAGCTGAACATCGCTGCTTCAACTCCACAGAGAAGACTAGTAATGTTAAAG tctcatccactccagtctctccttccatgactctc ACCGCACCAACAGCAACCCTGCTCCAGAGTCCCAGTGAGCTTGTCTGCCTGGTGCTTGGCTTCAGCCCTTCAGACATCAACATCACCTGGCTGCTGGACAACGTCACAGAGCTGTGGAACAACAACACTAGCACCCCTTACAGGGCACCAGGAGGAATGTTCGGCATCAGGAGCCACctgagcctggcacaccaggatTTGACACCGGGGGCTGTTTACACCTGCAGGGTGACCCACACCACCCAGACTCTGGCCCTGAACATATCCAAAccag AGCTCCTTGAGGTGGAGGGTGTCTTCTTTGACGAGAACAGGTCTGATCCAATTCTGGCGGACACTGCAGAGGAGAACTGGAACATGGCCTGCATCTTCctggtcctcttcctcatctccctcctctataGCTTCACAGTCACTCTGGTCAAG aCAAAATGA
- the LOC115104368 gene encoding mucin-3B-like isoform X4, which translates to MMTLGCIATGFTPASLTFKWNEEGGNSLTDFVQYPAVQTGGSYMGVSQLRVKRADWDSKKFECAVEHSAGSKKVPVKKQLQRVIPPNITLYPLWEELEVGSKVGILCILSGFYPDKLSVEWLLDDKTVTTSPVQRKLQSVEGEEKTFSLNSQLELDRNQWTQGSEVTCKATHNAAQGPPTGTPVSRTTSICSAFPSSTPSLHLETPRFRTVMTQTEVTATCVVHSPYDAKVSWLLDGKDPTSRTPVNQASSTTQSISSSLTLPSSQWKTLNTITCRAEHRCFNSTEKTSNVKGPAVSSTTTVLIRRSLPELLKGDSAVLECAITQLSSSDLYITFQANGVDFPEKQYVDLPASNGPHSLTRRFSIPKSHWKTDNTFTCKVNQGYSNSWVSSSKVKLFGELSMELLLVPSEESSGSGTQKLMCSGWGFNPKIKWLSGSEQRSAADNEIRMGEDGHVALTSHITVTQQEWNEGKNFICEVDDKDLQKSVRKSTSLCTAFPSSTPSIHLETPRFRTVMTQTEVTAKCVVHSAYDAKVSWLLDGKDPTSRTPVNQASSTTQNISSSLTLPSSQWKTLNTITCRAEHHCFNSTEKTSNVKGPAVSSTTTVLISRSLPELLKGDSAVLECAITQLSSSDLYVTFQANGVDFPEKQYVDLPASNGPHSLTRRFSIPKSHWKTDNNFTCKVNQGFSKSWVSSPKVKLFGELSVDLLLVPSVELSGSGTQKLMCSGWGFNPKIKWLSGSEQRSAADNEIRMGEDGHVALTSHITVTQQEWNEGKNFICEVDDKDLQKTVRKSTSLCTAFPSSTPSIHLETPRFRTVMTQTEVTATCVVHSAYDANVSWLLDGKDPTSRTPVNQASSTTQSISSSLTLPSSQWKTLNTITCRAEHRCFNSTEKTSNVKVSSTPVSPSMTLTAPTATLLQSPSELVCLVLGFSPSDINITWLLDNVTELWNNNTSTPYRAPGGMFGIRSHLSLAHQDLTPGAVYTCRVTHTTQTLALNISKPELLEVEGVFFDENRSDPILADTAEENWNMACIFLVLFLISLLYSFTVTLVKTK; encoded by the exons ATGATGACTCTGGGTTGCATTGCCACTGGCTTCACGCCTGCCTCCCTCACCTTCAAATGGAATGAAGAAGGCGGGAATTCCCTGACTGATTTCGTTCAGTACCCTGCGGTCCAAACCGGTGGAAGCTACATGGGAGTCAGTCAACTCCGTGTAAAGAGAGCAGACTGGGACAGTAAAAAATTTGAATGCGCCGTGGAACATTCTGCTGGATCAAAGAAAGTACCAGTGAAAAAACAAC TGCAGCGGGTCATTCCTCCAAATATCACACTGTATCCTCTCTGGGAGGAACTGGAGGTAGGATCGAAGGTGGGAATCCTCTGCATCCTGAGTGGGTTCTACCCTGACAAGCTGAGTGTGGAGTGGCTGCTAGATGACAAGACTGTGACCACATCTCCAGTCCAGCGGAAGCTGCAGAGTGTAGAAGGTGAGGAGAAAACATTCAGCCTGAACAGCCAGTTGGAGCTGGACCGGAACCAATGGACTCAAGGGTCAGAGGTCACATGCAAGGCCACCCACAATGCAGCACAAGGACCACCTACAGGAACGCCAGTCTCCAGGACCACCAGTATTTGCTCAG CGTTTCCCTCGTctactccatccctccacctggAGACCCCCAGATTCAGGACAGTGATGACACAGACTGAGGTAACAGCTACATGTGTGGTCCACTCTCCATATGACGCCAAAGTGTCCTGGCTTCTGGATGGAAAAGACCCAACCAGCAGGACCCCAGTGAACCAGGCCAGCAGCACAACTCAGAGCATCAGCAGTAGCCTGACTCTTCCCTCAAGCCAATGGAAAACCCTGAACACAATAACATGCAGAGCTGAACATCGCTGCTTCAACTCCACAGAGAAGACCAGTAATGTTAAAG GACCTGCAGTGAGCAGCACTACCACAGTTCTGATCAGGAGGTCTCTCCCAGAGTTACTGAAGGGAGACAGTGCTGTGCTGGAGTGTGCCATCACACAACTCTCCTCCAGTGACCTCTACATCACCTTTCAGGCCAATGGGGTTGATTTCCCTGAGAAACAGTATGTGGATCTGCCTGCCTCCAATGGCCCCCATTCACTCACCAGACGGTTCTCTATCCCCAAATCACACTGGAAGACAGACAACACTTTCACCTGTAAAGTGAACCAAGGCTACTCCAACAGCTGGGTGTCTAGCTCCAAAGTCAAGCTTTTTG GTGAACTGTCCATGGAACTCCTTCTAGTCCCCAGTGAGGAGTCGTCTGGCTCAGGGACCCAGAAACTCATGTGTTCTGGGTGGGGCTTCAACCCTAAAATCAAGTGGCTCTCTGGGTCTGAACAGAGGTCTGCAGCAGACAATGAGATAAGGATGGGGGAAGACGGACATGTGGCACTAACCAGTCATATCACAGTAACACAGCAGGAGTGGAATGAGGGGAAGAACTTCATCTGTGAGGTAGATGACAAAGATCTTCAGAAATCTGTCAGGAAGAGCACCAGTTTATGCACAG CGTTTCCCTCGTctactccatccatccacctgGAGACCCCCAGATTCAGGACAGTGATGACACAGACTGAGGTAACAGCTAAATGTGTGGTCCACTCTGCGTATGACGCCAAAGTGTCCTGGCTTCTGGATGGAAAAGACCCAACCAGTAGGACCCCAGTGAACCAGGCCAGCAGCACAACTCAGAACATCAGCAGTAGCCTGACTCTTCCCTCAAGCCAATGGAAAACCCTGAACACAATAACATGCAGAGCTGAACATCACTGCTTCAACTCCACAGAGAAGACCAGTAATGTTAAAG GACCTGCAGTGAGCAGCACTACCACAGTGCTGATCAGTAGGTCTCTCCCAGAGTTACTGAAGGGAGACAGTGCTGTGCTGGAGTGTGCCATCACACAACTCTCCTCCAGTGACCTCTACGTCACCTTTCAGGCCAATGGGGTTGATTTCCCTGAGAAACAGTATGTGGATCTGCCTGCCTCCAATGGCCCCCATTCACTCACCAGACGGTTCTCTATCCCCAAATCACACTGGAAGACAGACAACAATTTCACCTGTAAAGTTAACCAAGGTTTCTCCAAAAGCTGGGTGTCTAGCCCCAAAGTCAAGCTTTTTG GTGAACTGTCTGTGGATCTCCTTCTAGTCCCCAGTGTAGAGTTGTCTGGCTCAGGGACCCAGAAACTCATGTGTTCTGGGTGGGGCTTCAACCCTAAGATCAAGTGGCTCTCTGGGTCTGAACAGAGGTCTGCAGCAGACAATGAGATAAGGATGGGGGAAGACGGACATGTGGCACTAACCAGTCATATCACAGTAACACAGCAGGAGTGGAATGAGGGGAAGAACTTCATCTGTGAGGTAGATGACAAAGATCTTCAGAAAACTGTCAGGAAGAGCACCAGTTTATGCACAG CGTTTCCCTCGTctactccatccatccacctgGAGACCCCCAGATTCAGGACAGTGATGACACAGACTGAGGTAACAGCTACATGTGTGGTCCACTCTGCGTATGACGCCAACGTGTCCTGGCTTCTGGATGGAAAAGACCCAACCAGTAGGACCCCAGTGAACCAGGCCAGCAGCACAACTCAGAGCATCAGCAGTAGCCTGACTCTTCCCTCAAGCCAATGGAAAACCCTGAACACAATAACATGCAGAGCTGAACATCGCTGCTTCAACTCCACAGAGAAGACTAGTAATGTTAAAG tctcatccactccagtctctccttccatgactctc ACCGCACCAACAGCAACCCTGCTCCAGAGTCCCAGTGAGCTTGTCTGCCTGGTGCTTGGCTTCAGCCCTTCAGACATCAACATCACCTGGCTGCTGGACAACGTCACAGAGCTGTGGAACAACAACACTAGCACCCCTTACAGGGCACCAGGAGGAATGTTCGGCATCAGGAGCCACctgagcctggcacaccaggatTTGACACCGGGGGCTGTTTACACCTGCAGGGTGACCCACACCACCCAGACTCTGGCCCTGAACATATCCAAAccag AGCTCCTTGAGGTGGAGGGTGTCTTCTTTGACGAGAACAGGTCTGATCCAATTCTGGCGGACACTGCAGAGGAGAACTGGAACATGGCCTGCATCTTCctggtcctcttcctcatctccctcctctataGCTTCACAGTCACTCTGGTCAAG aCAAAATGA